The following coding sequences are from one bacterium SCSIO 12741 window:
- the dinB gene encoding DNA polymerase IV: protein MEDQNRAIVHMDLDTFFVSCERLQDSELIGKPVLIGGTSDRGVVASCSYEARKFGIHSAMPMKLARQLCPEAIILRGNSGVYSKYSEAVTDIIKESVPLYEKSSVDEFYIDLSGMDKFFGCHQLAKELRHKIIRETGLPISFGLSANKTVSKIATGQAKPNNQIRIIKGEEKPFLAPLSVRKIPMVGEKTYKSLCDLGVKRIRTIQGMQPRLMERVFGKNGIVLWKKANGIDNSPVMAYQERKSISTERTFDKDTTDVVKLKGIITAMAENLIYQLRRGNKLTACVTIKLRYSDFQTYTLQKRIPYSASDHVLLPIVMELYNKLYNRRLLVRLVGVRFSHLVEGGHQINLFEDSEKSINLYQAMDRMRERFGDRAVIRASGMDAKSISRWNPFTGEPPPLLANRRR from the coding sequence ATGGAAGATCAGAACCGGGCAATTGTACATATGGACCTGGATACATTTTTTGTCTCCTGCGAACGGTTACAGGACAGTGAGCTTATAGGCAAGCCTGTATTGATCGGAGGAACTTCTGATCGGGGAGTAGTAGCTTCTTGTAGCTATGAAGCCCGGAAATTTGGTATTCATTCGGCTATGCCCATGAAACTGGCCCGACAGCTTTGTCCGGAAGCTATTATTCTTCGGGGCAATTCGGGGGTGTATTCCAAGTACTCGGAAGCGGTTACCGATATTATCAAAGAATCGGTGCCGCTGTATGAGAAATCATCGGTGGATGAATTCTACATTGATCTATCGGGAATGGATAAGTTTTTTGGGTGCCACCAATTGGCTAAAGAGCTTAGGCATAAGATTATTCGTGAAACTGGTTTGCCCATTTCTTTTGGGCTTTCGGCAAATAAAACGGTATCTAAAATTGCTACTGGTCAGGCTAAGCCCAACAATCAAATACGAATCATAAAAGGGGAGGAGAAGCCTTTTTTGGCTCCCTTATCCGTTCGAAAAATTCCCATGGTTGGAGAAAAAACCTACAAGTCGCTTTGTGATTTGGGAGTTAAGCGTATTCGAACCATTCAGGGAATGCAGCCTCGCTTGATGGAACGGGTGTTTGGAAAAAACGGAATTGTGCTCTGGAAAAAAGCCAATGGTATTGACAACTCTCCGGTAATGGCCTACCAGGAACGAAAGTCCATCTCCACAGAAAGAACCTTTGACAAAGACACTACCGATGTGGTGAAGCTCAAGGGTATAATTACTGCCATGGCGGAAAACCTCATTTACCAACTGCGAAGGGGCAATAAACTAACGGCCTGTGTTACCATTAAGCTCCGCTATTCAGACTTCCAAACTTACACCTTGCAAAAGCGCATTCCCTATAGCGCCTCCGACCATGTTTTGCTACCCATTGTGATGGAACTCTATAACAAGCTGTACAACCGCCGACTGCTGGTCAGGTTAGTAGGAGTGAGGTTTAGCCACTTGGTGGAAGGCGGGCACCAGATCAATTTGTTTGAAGATTCTGAAAAATCGATTAACCTGTACCAGGCTATGGATCGGATGCGGGAGCGATTTGGTGATCGAGCTGTGATACGGGCTTCGGGAATGGACGCAAAAAGCATTAGCCGTTGGAATCCCTTTACTGGAGAGCCTCCACCTTTATTGGCTAATCGTAGAAGGTAG
- a CDS encoding DNA polymerase III subunit alpha, with protein MYLNSHSYYSLRYGTIKTEELLQMAKLCGVRSMALTDINNTSASMDFMRLSSKYEVNPVLGVDFRNGAQQQFILLARNNDGFFQINRYLSNHLHEAQPTSRTHDANRTDVSETASEGSGNQSIDFPETAPALDDTFVIYPMHAVQKRSIQAEDLNDHEYVGVSREDLKRLRFTSWDKHRDKLVVLQTVSFRNKKDYNAHRILRAIDNNQLLSKLPAEEQGSPDHQMIPEEELRQCFAEHPELIANTERLLDSCQVNLDFDSDQPRNQRTYTNNEDLDFRLMKKLCEDGLNYRYVKTNAKIEKRIEKELEIIREKGFVSYFLINWKILKYARSKGYFYVGRGSGANSIVAYLLRITDVDPVELDLYFERFINLYRKNPPDFDIDFSWADRDDIIEFIFKTFPHTALITVYNTFQYRAAVREIGKVFGLPKQEMDALTRNKFLPQNLDQLSRLVLVYAKYINNFPNYLGIHAGGIVISEEPIHAYTATFMPPKGFPTTQFDMIVAEDIGLYKFDILSQRGLGKIKDAVEVVAGNYPERELIDIHDIKRFKTDERIRELLREAKAIGCFYVESPAMRMLMKKLQVDNYLGLVAASSVIRPGVARSGMMREYILRYRYPERRADANKVLTNIMPETYGVMVYQEDVIKVAHYYGGLTLGEADMLRRGMSGKFRSREEFQSVKQKFFDNCRDGGKQYEEVKEIWRQIESFAGYAFAKGHSASYAVESYQSLFLKAYYPLEYMVATINNFGGFYRTELYVHEARMHGATIHAPCVNRGRYESHIEGTDIYLGFILLKSLESRMGHLIVHERTKNGAYQSLDDFIDRIPIGLEQLAILIKINAFRFTGRNKRELLWEAHMKIRKVVLEEQVVDLFRVEKISFQTPPLSGSELEDAFDEMEYIGFPLCNPFRLLQEDLPSTLQARELAQHIGKTVTVTGYLITSKNTTTSKGEQMHFGNFLDVRGDFIDTVHFPAIAAQYPFHGRGVYAITGKVTEEFDCLSIDVTRLEKLAIIEDPRYAEQENGMKQTG; from the coding sequence ATGTACCTCAATTCACATAGCTATTATAGCCTACGTTACGGGACGATAAAAACCGAGGAATTGCTACAGATGGCAAAGCTTTGCGGGGTACGATCCATGGCCTTAACCGACATAAACAACACATCAGCCAGCATGGATTTTATGCGACTTTCTTCTAAATACGAGGTCAATCCGGTGTTGGGAGTAGATTTTAGGAATGGGGCACAGCAGCAATTTATTTTGCTGGCCCGCAACAACGATGGCTTTTTCCAAATCAACCGTTATTTATCCAACCATTTACACGAAGCCCAACCAACCTCCCGTACTCATGATGCCAATCGGACAGACGTGTCCGAAACCGCATCGGAGGGATCGGGAAACCAGTCAATCGACTTTCCTGAAACTGCCCCAGCACTGGATGACACCTTTGTTATTTACCCGATGCATGCCGTCCAAAAACGCTCTATCCAGGCGGAGGATCTGAACGATCATGAATACGTAGGCGTTAGCCGGGAAGATTTAAAACGATTGCGTTTTACTTCCTGGGACAAGCACCGCGATAAACTGGTCGTATTGCAAACGGTTTCTTTCCGAAACAAAAAAGACTACAATGCTCACCGCATTTTGCGGGCTATCGACAACAATCAGCTCTTAAGCAAACTGCCTGCTGAAGAGCAGGGGAGTCCCGACCACCAAATGATACCTGAGGAGGAGTTGAGGCAATGCTTTGCCGAGCATCCCGAGTTGATCGCTAACACCGAAAGACTGCTCGACTCCTGCCAGGTTAATCTCGACTTTGATAGCGATCAACCACGTAATCAGAGAACCTACACCAACAACGAAGACCTGGATTTCAGGTTGATGAAGAAGCTGTGTGAAGATGGCTTGAACTACCGCTATGTAAAAACCAATGCCAAAATCGAAAAGCGAATTGAGAAGGAACTGGAAATCATTCGGGAAAAAGGTTTTGTTTCCTACTTTCTGATCAATTGGAAGATTTTGAAATATGCCCGGAGTAAAGGCTATTTCTACGTAGGGCGGGGTAGTGGGGCCAACAGTATTGTAGCCTACCTACTACGCATTACTGATGTAGATCCGGTTGAACTGGATTTGTATTTCGAACGCTTTATTAACCTCTATCGAAAAAATCCACCCGATTTTGACATTGATTTCTCCTGGGCCGATCGCGACGATATCATTGAATTTATCTTCAAAACCTTTCCCCATACGGCTTTAATCACCGTTTACAACACCTTTCAATACCGGGCTGCTGTACGGGAGATTGGTAAGGTATTCGGTTTGCCTAAGCAGGAAATGGATGCGTTGACCCGGAACAAATTTTTACCTCAAAACCTGGATCAACTTTCCCGGTTGGTATTGGTGTATGCCAAGTACATCAACAACTTTCCCAATTACCTGGGCATTCATGCCGGGGGGATTGTTATTTCAGAAGAACCCATCCATGCGTACACCGCCACTTTTATGCCACCCAAAGGATTTCCAACCACCCAGTTTGATATGATTGTGGCAGAAGATATCGGCTTGTACAAGTTTGATATCCTGAGTCAGCGGGGGCTTGGTAAGATTAAAGATGCAGTAGAAGTGGTTGCGGGTAACTATCCTGAAAGAGAGTTGATTGACATTCATGATATAAAACGATTTAAAACCGATGAGCGGATTCGTGAACTGCTGCGGGAGGCCAAGGCCATAGGTTGCTTTTATGTGGAATCTCCGGCCATGAGAATGCTCATGAAAAAGCTTCAGGTAGACAACTATCTGGGCTTGGTAGCAGCCAGCTCTGTTATTCGTCCTGGAGTGGCTCGTTCGGGCATGATGCGTGAATACATTTTACGCTATCGGTATCCTGAAAGAAGAGCTGATGCCAATAAGGTGTTGACCAACATTATGCCTGAAACCTATGGCGTGATGGTCTATCAGGAAGATGTGATTAAGGTGGCTCACTATTACGGAGGGCTTACGCTCGGCGAGGCTGATATGCTGCGTCGGGGAATGTCGGGCAAGTTTCGGTCGAGGGAGGAGTTTCAATCCGTTAAGCAAAAGTTTTTTGACAATTGCAGGGATGGGGGAAAGCAGTATGAGGAAGTAAAAGAGATCTGGAGACAAATTGAAAGCTTTGCGGGATATGCTTTTGCTAAAGGGCATTCTGCCTCTTATGCCGTAGAAAGCTATCAGAGCTTGTTTTTAAAGGCTTACTACCCCTTGGAGTATATGGTGGCTACCATTAACAATTTTGGCGGTTTTTACCGAACCGAACTCTATGTACACGAGGCTCGAATGCATGGGGCAACCATTCATGCACCCTGTGTTAATCGGGGGCGTTATGAAAGCCACATCGAAGGAACGGATATCTACCTGGGTTTTATTCTGCTCAAATCCCTCGAAAGCCGCATGGGGCACTTGATTGTGCATGAAAGAACTAAAAATGGGGCTTACCAAAGCCTTGATGACTTTATCGACCGGATACCTATAGGGCTTGAGCAATTGGCTATCCTAATCAAAATCAATGCGTTTCGATTCACCGGGCGAAATAAACGGGAACTGCTTTGGGAGGCTCACATGAAGATCCGAAAGGTTGTTTTGGAAGAACAAGTTGTTGATCTTTTCCGGGTAGAGAAAATATCTTTTCAAACTCCTCCGTTATCTGGTTCAGAGCTAGAGGATGCCTTTGATGAGATGGAATACATTGGTTTTCCATTATGCAATCCTTTCCGGTTGCTCCAAGAAGACTTGCCTTCAACGCTACAAGCTCGTGAACTGGCCCAACACATCGGAAAAACGGTAACGGTAACAGGTTACCTGATTACGAGTAAAAACACCACGACCTCCAAAGGCGAACAGATGCACTTTGGAAACTTCCTCGATGTTCGGGGAGATTTTATTGACACGGTTCATTTTCCGGCTATTGCAGCCCAATATCCTTTTCATGGAAGAGGAGTGTATGCCATTACCGGTAAGGTGACCGAGGAATTTGACTGCCTGTCCATCGATGTAACGCGCTTGGAAAAACTGGCCATCATTGAAGATCCACGCTACGCTGAACAGGAAAATGGAATGAAACAAACAGGATAA
- a CDS encoding LexA family transcriptional regulator produces the protein MNKVAKNIRFLRIQKGLTQEQFALELDITRSRVGSYEEGRSAPSIDMLIILSRYFNLPIDVIVKNDLTLSNNKSFIELGNHRVLFPISVDMNEEDLIEVIPIKASAGYLNGYADPEYIEQLEKIKLPFVPTGKHRAFPIKGDSMLPLKEGSYVVGKYLEGVHEIKNGKTYILLTKYDGMVYKRVYNNLEEKGTLTLVSDNKAYDPYDVKGEEILEIWEFTCSIQTQEYSEEELKIESILRMFRELQVELKSIRRW, from the coding sequence ATGAATAAAGTTGCCAAGAACATCCGCTTTCTAAGAATTCAAAAGGGGCTCACTCAAGAACAGTTTGCCTTAGAGCTTGACATAACCCGTTCTCGGGTAGGATCTTACGAAGAAGGTCGATCAGCGCCTTCTATAGATATGCTCATTATTCTGTCACGCTATTTCAACCTACCGATTGACGTGATCGTCAAAAATGACCTGACGTTGTCCAACAACAAATCCTTTATTGAGCTGGGCAATCACCGGGTGCTATTCCCTATATCAGTAGATATGAATGAGGAGGACCTTATTGAGGTGATTCCCATCAAAGCCTCTGCCGGTTACCTTAATGGTTATGCCGATCCGGAATACATCGAACAGTTGGAAAAAATCAAACTCCCCTTTGTGCCTACAGGTAAGCACAGGGCCTTCCCTATTAAAGGAGATTCTATGCTCCCTCTAAAAGAAGGTTCTTATGTAGTGGGCAAGTATCTGGAAGGCGTACACGAAATCAAAAACGGAAAAACCTACATCCTACTCACCAAGTACGATGGCATGGTTTATAAAAGAGTGTACAATAACCTGGAAGAAAAAGGAACCCTTACCCTGGTTTCTGACAACAAGGCCTACGATCCCTATGATGTAAAAGGAGAAGAAATACTCGAAATCTGGGAATTTACCTGTAGCATACAAACCCAGGAGTACTCTGAAGAGGAGCTAAAGATTGAAAGTATTTTAAGAATGTTCCGCGAATTGCAGGTGGAGTTAAAATCTATTCGGCGATGGTAA
- a CDS encoding DUF1223 domain-containing protein: MFIFPTPSSNQEQLEVLFPYDEQFLENRNRQVEKQTAVLELFTSQGCSSCPPADEQLNRVISQANAGLLEVVALSFHVDYWDRLGWKDPFSKVEFSNRQRMYRPKFGGRIYTPQLVINGEYQLVGSQPGPWSELKQALKTPVTNKVFLDDLQKEDGKLSVAYKLEGDFAGWELHVALVLKQHTQQVKAGENRGRTLLGNNIVREFTTLLPDRSGEGRVSFPFSNYQSMDDYGVIAYLQHPVSLEIRGAAEV, translated from the coding sequence ATGTTTATTTTCCCAACTCCATCTTCAAATCAGGAACAACTCGAAGTTTTGTTTCCCTATGACGAGCAATTCCTGGAGAATCGCAACAGGCAGGTGGAAAAACAAACAGCGGTACTGGAGCTTTTTACCTCACAAGGGTGCTCCAGTTGCCCTCCGGCGGATGAGCAATTGAATCGTGTAATTTCTCAGGCAAATGCAGGTTTGCTTGAGGTTGTAGCTTTATCCTTTCATGTGGATTACTGGGATCGTTTGGGCTGGAAAGACCCTTTTAGTAAGGTTGAGTTTTCGAACCGGCAACGAATGTATCGCCCGAAATTTGGTGGCCGTATTTATACTCCTCAGCTGGTGATCAACGGAGAATACCAATTGGTAGGTTCACAACCGGGACCTTGGTCAGAACTTAAACAGGCATTAAAAACACCGGTTACCAACAAAGTCTTTTTGGATGATCTACAAAAGGAAGATGGGAAACTCTCGGTAGCTTACAAGCTCGAAGGAGATTTTGCCGGATGGGAGCTTCATGTAGCCTTGGTTCTAAAACAACATACCCAGCAAGTAAAAGCTGGGGAGAATAGGGGGCGTACCTTGCTAGGAAACAATATCGTTCGCGAATTCACCACACTATTGCCTGATCGCAGTGGAGAAGGGCGAGTATCTTTTCCTTTTTCAAATTACCAGTCTATGGATGATTATGGTGTAATAGCCTATTTACAGCACCCAGTAAGCCTAGAAATTCGCGGGGCTGCGGAGGTTTGA
- a CDS encoding spondin domain-containing protein gives MKAKYWLIPMVGMALALTSCKKEGCTDSAATNYDADAKKDDGSCMYSTPAAEKATFKVTLENVSPARDFMASGSFATPDGASAPGPAMPGNSYSFTFPAAPGAKLSFATMYVQSNDLFFGASGDGIELFNGSTPVTGDVTSQVLLIDAGTEVNQMPGTGADQAPRQSGPNTGAAENGTVREISMVNDGFTYGAVNTYINVILSDEGNGMMKCTIENLTGSSTPIAPGVWVVHQSSNPIYTLGQADPGKGLEGLAEDGSHSTLASDLEGRSGIASPFAPGVFAVHNAGVKPLFTDGAHHPDNGLEALAEDGNPATLEQALAGISGVTSYGVFNTPVGATDPGGIGTGGKYEFTFTATKGQYLSLATMFVFSNDAFSAPADGGIALWDGNSPISGDISSSLLLWDAGSEVNQYPGSGPDQPAIGGPETGTDEHNNVQLITSVGDGFSYPASADVLKVTITVQ, from the coding sequence ATGAAAGCAAAATACTGGCTCATTCCTATGGTTGGGATGGCACTCGCCTTAACTTCATGTAAAAAAGAAGGTTGCACCGATTCCGCAGCAACGAATTACGACGCTGATGCTAAAAAAGATGATGGCAGCTGTATGTACTCTACGCCAGCAGCAGAAAAAGCTACCTTCAAGGTAACTCTTGAGAACGTTTCTCCTGCCCGTGATTTTATGGCCAGTGGGTCCTTCGCTACTCCTGATGGCGCCTCTGCACCAGGTCCTGCTATGCCAGGCAATTCTTATTCTTTTACATTTCCCGCTGCACCAGGAGCCAAATTGTCTTTTGCGACCATGTATGTACAATCCAATGACTTGTTTTTTGGAGCTTCTGGAGATGGCATTGAATTGTTCAACGGATCCACACCCGTTACAGGTGATGTAACGTCACAAGTGTTGCTGATTGATGCAGGTACCGAAGTAAACCAGATGCCGGGAACCGGGGCAGATCAGGCTCCACGTCAGTCAGGACCAAATACGGGTGCGGCTGAAAACGGAACCGTTCGCGAAATCTCTATGGTGAATGATGGCTTTACCTACGGAGCAGTAAATACCTACATCAACGTGATTTTGAGTGATGAAGGAAATGGTATGATGAAATGTACCATCGAAAACTTAACAGGTAGCAGCACCCCAATTGCTCCCGGAGTTTGGGTAGTGCACCAGTCCAGCAATCCTATTTATACCTTAGGCCAAGCAGATCCGGGTAAAGGATTAGAAGGCCTTGCTGAGGATGGGAGTCATTCTACCTTGGCTTCTGATTTAGAAGGTCGCAGTGGAATAGCAAGCCCGTTTGCCCCAGGCGTATTTGCCGTGCATAATGCAGGCGTAAAGCCGTTGTTTACTGACGGAGCTCATCATCCTGACAATGGTTTGGAAGCCTTGGCTGAAGACGGTAATCCAGCTACATTAGAACAAGCTTTGGCTGGTATCAGCGGCGTTACTTCTTATGGTGTATTCAATACCCCAGTAGGAGCTACCGATCCGGGAGGTATTGGAACAGGCGGAAAATATGAATTCACTTTCACCGCTACCAAAGGACAGTACCTGTCATTGGCGACCATGTTTGTTTTCTCTAACGATGCTTTTTCTGCTCCAGCAGATGGTGGTATCGCTCTTTGGGATGGTAATAGCCCGATTAGTGGAGATATCAGTAGCAGTCTGTTGCTTTGGGATGCAGGTTCAGAAGTGAATCAATACCCAGGTTCTGGTCCAGATCAGCCGGCTATTGGCGGTCCTGAAACTGGTACAGATGAGCATAATAACGTACAGTTAATCACATCTGTAGGCGATGGATTTAGTTATCCAGCTTCAGCTGATGTGTTGAAAGTAACCATTACTGTACAGTAA
- a CDS encoding HAMP domain-containing protein, whose amino-acid sequence MSFLQRFSGSLYWRLSLLFMLILSVMAGIFLYVSITTADMYYQEATYKLNTTLADHIARFNQPFVQGEVNKEELDKTFHNVMVYNPSTEVYLVDTEGKILSYYAPASKVKLESINLKPVKAYIESAGADFLQGDDPRNPGEIKAFSAAPVWEGETLQGYIYVVLASEEYASIADRIQGSYYLRLGWQWILLTFLVSGILGILLIRLLTQNLQKIVKMVRQFQQGNHQARVKLQSRGELTQLADDINEMADSIVRYIREIQSVEELRRELIANVSHDLRTPLAAIQGYAETLVLKSKDLPEADREKYIEIILKSTNRVNKLVQDLFELSKLETNQIEPQFERFSLAELVADIVAKYGLMAKSQGVRLDSNIPHDLPDIHADLALIDRVLQNLVDNALKYTPENGVIAIEIQSTEKGLQVNVADTGLGIPEGELPFIFNRYRQGTKPKKGGAGLGLAIVKRILDLHEATLSVSSKENEGTVFTFVLPTA is encoded by the coding sequence ATGAGTTTTCTACAGCGTTTCTCTGGCAGCCTGTATTGGCGTTTATCTCTGCTTTTTATGTTGATTTTGTCCGTTATGGCGGGCATTTTCCTTTATGTGTCTATCACTACGGCAGACATGTATTACCAGGAAGCTACCTACAAGCTCAATACTACGCTGGCCGATCACATCGCTCGTTTTAATCAGCCTTTTGTCCAGGGTGAAGTCAACAAGGAGGAGTTGGACAAAACCTTTCACAACGTGATGGTCTACAACCCGAGTACAGAAGTTTACTTGGTTGATACAGAAGGAAAAATACTGAGTTATTATGCTCCGGCCAGTAAGGTTAAATTGGAGTCCATTAACCTAAAGCCTGTTAAAGCCTACATTGAATCTGCCGGTGCTGATTTTCTCCAGGGCGATGATCCTCGGAATCCTGGTGAGATTAAGGCTTTTTCAGCTGCACCGGTATGGGAAGGGGAAACTTTACAAGGGTATATTTATGTGGTGCTGGCCAGCGAAGAATATGCTTCCATCGCCGATCGAATTCAGGGGAGTTATTACCTGCGTTTGGGTTGGCAGTGGATTTTACTCACTTTTTTGGTTTCTGGTATTTTGGGGATTCTTTTAATTCGATTGTTGACTCAAAACCTTCAGAAAATTGTGAAAATGGTACGCCAGTTTCAGCAAGGCAATCACCAGGCGAGGGTAAAACTTCAATCTCGTGGAGAATTGACTCAATTGGCTGATGATATCAATGAAATGGCGGATAGTATTGTCCGGTACATTCGGGAAATTCAATCCGTGGAAGAATTGCGCAGAGAGCTTATTGCTAACGTTTCTCACGATTTACGAACCCCATTGGCAGCTATTCAGGGGTATGCCGAAACCCTGGTTCTAAAGTCCAAAGATCTACCCGAAGCCGATCGGGAGAAGTACATCGAAATCATTTTAAAAAGTACCAATCGGGTGAATAAGTTGGTGCAGGATTTGTTTGAACTTTCTAAGCTGGAAACCAATCAGATTGAGCCCCAATTCGAACGTTTTTCGCTGGCAGAATTGGTTGCCGATATTGTAGCTAAATATGGTTTGATGGCCAAGTCGCAAGGGGTAAGGCTGGATTCCAATATACCACACGATCTTCCCGACATTCATGCCGACCTGGCTTTAATCGACCGGGTGTTGCAAAATTTGGTGGACAATGCTTTGAAGTATACACCGGAAAATGGGGTTATCGCCATCGAAATTCAAAGCACGGAGAAAGGCCTTCAAGTCAACGTAGCCGATACAGGTTTGGGGATTCCAGAAGGAGAGTTGCCCTTTATTTTTAACCGCTATCGCCAGGGAACCAAACCCAAAAAGGGTGGAGCAGGACTGGGCTTGGCCATTGTTAAGCGGATTCTCGATTTGCACGAGGCCACCTTATCGGTGAGTAGTAAAGAAAATGAGGGGACCGTTTTTACCTTCGTTTTGCCAACTGCGTGA
- a CDS encoding response regulator transcription factor: protein MGRVLIIEDDVELAHLVDIHLKDLQFESEIHHLGQEGMQRALIQHQNQEPFDLIILDLMLPDADGLDICRQLRMEKVETPVIMLTARSEEIDKVLGLEIGADDYIVKPFSIREFVARVKAVMRRSSLQGKSHEASTDAVIRIHDLVVDREKHRVKLREKELELTPKEFDLLVMLATNPGRSYSREQLLNLVWGYQFSGYEHTVNSHINRLRAKVEEDPSNPNYILTTWGIGYRFNDKLSEVS from the coding sequence ATGGGACGGGTATTGATTATAGAAGATGATGTGGAATTGGCTCATTTAGTGGACATCCACCTAAAGGATCTTCAATTTGAAAGTGAAATCCATCACTTGGGGCAGGAGGGAATGCAGCGTGCTTTAATCCAACATCAAAATCAGGAACCCTTTGACCTGATCATTCTGGATCTTATGCTGCCAGATGCCGATGGCTTGGACATTTGCCGTCAACTTCGAATGGAAAAGGTAGAGACTCCTGTAATCATGCTCACTGCACGTTCTGAAGAGATTGATAAAGTTTTGGGTCTTGAAATAGGGGCCGATGATTACATCGTGAAACCCTTTAGCATTCGGGAATTTGTGGCTCGGGTAAAAGCGGTGATGAGGCGCTCCAGTCTTCAGGGAAAAAGTCACGAAGCCTCAACCGATGCTGTCATTCGTATCCATGATTTGGTAGTCGATCGGGAGAAACACCGGGTTAAGTTGCGCGAAAAGGAACTGGAACTCACTCCCAAGGAATTTGATTTATTGGTGATGTTAGCTACCAATCCAGGTAGAAGTTATTCACGCGAACAACTCCTAAATCTGGTTTGGGGTTACCAATTTTCAGGCTACGAGCACACCGTCAATTCGCATATCAATCGATTGAGAGCCAAGGTAGAAGAAGATCCATCGAATCCCAACTACATTTTAACTACCTGGGGTATTGGTTATCGCTTTAATGACAAATTATCCGAGGTTTCATGA
- a CDS encoding sigma-70 family RNA polymerase sigma factor, translating into MEAVNEISLLNQDEKIRDTFKKEEGRLLNFIRKRVPDQVEAEDILQDVFYQLVEAYRLMKPIEQVTAWLFTVARNRITDGFRKKKALSFSQVNANDDQSEEYFLNDVLGAWDDDPESQLLRQMIMDELDRAISELPPEQQEVFRLHELEGITFREISENTGISINTLLSRKRYAIQYLRSRLRDVYEEFMNT; encoded by the coding sequence ATGGAGGCAGTTAACGAGATATCGCTGTTGAATCAGGACGAAAAAATCCGGGATACGTTTAAGAAGGAGGAGGGAAGACTTCTCAACTTCATTCGAAAGCGTGTTCCCGATCAGGTCGAGGCAGAGGACATTCTGCAGGATGTTTTCTATCAATTGGTGGAGGCCTACCGATTGATGAAGCCTATCGAGCAAGTAACTGCCTGGTTGTTTACAGTAGCACGAAACCGCATTACCGATGGATTTCGAAAAAAGAAGGCTCTTTCCTTTAGTCAGGTTAACGCTAACGATGATCAAAGCGAAGAGTACTTTTTAAATGATGTTCTCGGTGCTTGGGATGATGATCCGGAGAGTCAGTTGTTGAGACAGATGATTATGGACGAGTTGGATCGGGCCATATCCGAATTACCACCGGAGCAGCAAGAAGTGTTTCGGCTTCACGAGTTGGAAGGAATAACCTTTCGGGAAATTTCAGAAAATACAGGGATCTCCATTAATACCCTGCTGAGCCGAAAGCGTTATGCCATCCAGTACTTGCGATCTCGCCTCCGTGATGTTTATGAAGAATTTATGAATACATAA
- a CDS encoding response regulator transcription factor, which translates to MRLLLIEDEAHSLESLELQCRSISENFEIVKTQDLDSGADLILKEEPDVILIDVEFPGGRLSFDMLNQLPKIDAQLIFTTGHDKYAFRAFRSRALDYLLKPIDLEELKSALVRAQEKIDQKRRPDPQYLQLLSTGLKSKISLPLAHGKQFISIEDIVRFEADGSYSKVFLSDSPPVLVTRRLALIEDALKLKGFLRIHRKHLVNLMMVTKYQKIDGGIVEMSDGNKLPVSRNLKGQFVSLLESLITQV; encoded by the coding sequence ATGCGTTTATTGTTGATTGAAGACGAAGCTCATAGCCTTGAATCTTTGGAGCTTCAGTGCAGGAGTATTTCTGAGAATTTTGAAATTGTAAAAACCCAGGACCTGGATTCTGGGGCTGACCTAATTCTGAAAGAAGAACCTGATGTTATTTTAATTGATGTTGAGTTTCCCGGTGGTCGACTGAGTTTTGATATGCTCAATCAATTACCCAAAATTGATGCTCAACTTATTTTTACAACTGGACATGATAAGTATGCTTTTCGTGCTTTTAGAAGTCGGGCCTTAGATTATTTGCTCAAGCCCATTGATTTGGAAGAGTTAAAGTCCGCTTTAGTAAGAGCACAAGAAAAAATAGATCAAAAGAGGAGACCAGACCCGCAATACCTTCAATTGCTAAGTACCGGTTTAAAATCAAAGATATCGTTACCCTTGGCGCACGGCAAGCAGTTCATTTCCATTGAAGACATTGTCAGGTTTGAGGCCGATGGGTCCTATTCCAAGGTATTTCTTAGTGATTCTCCACCCGTTTTGGTGACTCGAAGATTGGCTCTGATTGAAGATGCTCTAAAGCTGAAAGGTTTTCTTCGCATTCATCGAAAGCACCTGGTAAACCTTATGATGGTTACCAAATACCAAAAGATCGATGGGGGAATTGTTGAAATGTCGGATGGCAACAAGCTTCCGGTTTCCCGAAATCTAAAGGGACAATTTGTTAGCCTCTTGGAATCTCTCATTACCCAAGTCTGA